Proteins from a single region of Flaviflexus salsibiostraticola:
- a CDS encoding zinc finger domain-containing protein yields MSFLPQETATGGAGEGPGCGRCGATMTRIQFMNRSSTFCPICQPFIGR; encoded by the coding sequence ATGTCGTTTCTGCCGCAGGAAACCGCTACCGGCGGTGCAGGCGAAGGTCCGGGATGCGGCAGGTGCGGGGCGACAATGACGCGTATCCAGTTCATGAATCGGTCGTCGACGTTCTGCCCAATCTGCCAGCCGTTCATCGGTCGATGA